A portion of the Ardenticatenales bacterium genome contains these proteins:
- a CDS encoding protein kinase produces the protein MADLTGFTVGGYEIRERVGAGGFGEVYRAFQPGVWRDVAVKVILPAFANNPEFIRRFEIEAQMIARLEHPHIVPLYDYWREPGHAYLVMRWLSGGNLHEKLRQEGPWSLSKTALLLRQVCSALAFAHRQNVIHRDLKPGNILLDEDGNAYLSDFGIAKLFDTATPATREGIIGTLYYSSPEQIRNEPVTPQSDIYNLGIVLYEMLVGVHPFLNTPEAGLVLKQLNTPLPAICRQRPELPTAIDEIVSQATAKNPVARFANTDAFLTAFYQAVDRALANEQSATTGSTRFPVIDVQEKAILTPPEPQNPYKGLRPFQEADTVDFFGREALVQRLLTRLQTGKMPAHSSPAKPVQPVAAPLPLPSAPGILSPSTLPQRFLALVGPSGSGKSSVIRAGLIPRLRQGMVPGSQNWFIAVISPGPYPWEELEAALLRLSVNPPPSLIEQLQQDERGLLRAIKRVLPPDEGELLLVIDQFEELFILPKTTESPTRFLNSLRLALEEPNSRLRLVITLRADFYDRPLLDPGFGELMRQGTEIILPMSAEELQRAICGPAERVGLTLEPTLVTTIIADVREQRGTLPLLQYALTELFEHRQDHLLTSAAYQTIGGVAGALTRRADELYDGLGKDAQTVTRQLFLRLITLGEGIEDTRRRVPRAELLELEGDPLITEAVIELFGRHRLLSFDRDPATRAPIMEIAHEALIKQWQQVRQWLDDSREDVRRQRMLEAAALEWERADKDADFLLRGARLSHFQDWVQSSDLVLTHSEMDFLQASLAAQAAREAVESARRARESALKRRSRHVLWVLVIVMFITTLGALLLASYAGIQQRQAERSAAVAQSFALAANSQALLLEDRTDLALTLALEANRLDDPPVESQLALSEAAYTRGGTRLVMEGHIPVPAMTTQQYARTSFSGVQSVAISPDSRLALSGADDHTLRLWDLSTGKELRQFGEVNGTDSAKGHTDVVQSVAFSPDGSLALSGSRDATLILWDLSSGEIVRHFGQSGDGHSGAIWSVAYHPNGHTILSGSEDGSMILWDVATGTAVRRFLRHTGAIHGIAFSPDGQTILSGSQDLRLIWWDTETGKALRIIAGYEGAIQSVAFSPDGRSALTGASLPHFDLWLWDLQTGQRRQEFRGHTSDIWSVSFSPDGRTILSSSADNTVRLWDVETSTEIERLSGHTQAVLAVAFSPDGRLALTGSVDNTLRLWQLRSGAELIRLTGDDAYVPDLTGYSVARFTPDGQSILSGHYDGTVRLWHLDNPGAPVYLGNGVPHQGPVWGVAVSPDGRFGLSASSDKTVILWDLANGQAIHRLEGHAAPVISVTFSPDGRTALSGGADEVVIVWDLDTGQLLRRFGSQRGFVRSVNFTPDGRQALTSANLTMLLWDVATGDIQQQFSGHAAEIIGARISPDGKTALSGSRDGSVRWWDLGTGRELKHLQQPGQVAGVSFSPDGRYAIVSMNTSTVFIWDLISGAKIRQFAAYGINAGEIDVRSDGQMALSSAWGEGLIVWRLDYTWDDLLQWVYANRYIVQLSCPDRDIYHVAPACGADSVAPSLAPMITTMPQTPVARALAVTSVAAEPPAGPPPTPTMTPAYAGILTPNTDHRGQLPPGGGQNWAYQGEVDEQIKISAIADHPVNDFVAQNQQPDSSLLDTRLRVYAPDGTLLAENDDRLNGTISDSLLDNVLLPATGQYTIEVRGYRDQSEGEYTLRLEPAMPLDCLSLPIGGIWGLAITPDGKYALAGSGVANMDDPSTTINDILVWDLTTRGEVMRFSGHVERVHTMAISPDGNYVLSAAFYEKRPILWSRADGTVIAYLGIDGTEPTGYITQLAISPDGRVAAAAFIDGLLLVWDLSLEHFGQVRQSLKHDNRIESVTFSADSHSLFWGDTEGEVVMWAWETNEIVRHFAIEENGGTGWIESLAVSLDGRYLLSTSSFREGDGDGQLVLWDVASGQATLQMTVHASSVNSVAISPDGRYAASGSGNLSVSPGESLVSLWDLQTGEELARIDAHTNTITNVLFGPDGHSLFSSSWDGKLCTWDMDLLLAGQRP, from the coding sequence TTGGTGGATACGAGATCCGGGAGCGGGTTGGCGCGGGAGGGTTTGGCGAGGTCTATCGCGCTTTTCAACCGGGCGTGTGGCGCGATGTGGCTGTCAAGGTAATCTTGCCGGCATTTGCCAATAACCCTGAATTCATCCGCCGCTTTGAAATAGAAGCGCAGATGATCGCCCGCCTCGAACACCCCCACATCGTCCCCCTCTACGACTACTGGCGCGAACCAGGCCACGCCTATCTCGTCATGCGCTGGTTATCCGGCGGCAACCTGCACGAAAAACTACGTCAAGAAGGCCCCTGGTCGCTGTCCAAAACGGCCCTGCTGCTGCGGCAAGTCTGTTCGGCGCTGGCCTTCGCCCACCGCCAAAACGTCATCCATCGGGACCTGAAACCGGGCAACATCCTGCTGGACGAAGACGGAAACGCCTATCTGTCCGACTTCGGCATCGCCAAACTGTTCGACACCGCCACGCCGGCGACGCGCGAAGGCATCATCGGGACGCTTTATTATTCCTCTCCGGAACAGATCAGAAATGAGCCGGTTACACCCCAGAGCGACATCTACAACCTGGGAATTGTGCTTTACGAAATGCTCGTGGGTGTCCACCCGTTCCTCAACACGCCAGAAGCAGGACTGGTATTAAAACAGTTGAACACGCCCTTGCCGGCAATATGCCGGCAACGTCCGGAACTGCCCACCGCGATAGACGAGATTGTGTCGCAGGCTACGGCCAAGAACCCGGTAGCTCGTTTTGCCAATACCGACGCCTTTCTGACGGCCTTCTACCAGGCGGTCGACCGGGCACTGGCCAACGAGCAGTCGGCGACGACTGGTTCAACCCGGTTTCCGGTCATCGACGTCCAGGAAAAGGCGATCCTGACGCCGCCAGAACCGCAAAACCCTTATAAAGGATTGCGCCCGTTTCAAGAAGCGGATACGGTTGATTTCTTTGGCCGCGAGGCATTGGTGCAGCGTCTGCTGACACGTCTACAAACAGGGAAAATGCCGGCACACTCCTCCCCCGCAAAGCCTGTTCAACCCGTTGCCGCACCGCTGCCTCTTCCCTCCGCACCTGGTATCCTATCACCATCAACCCTACCACAACGATTTCTGGCACTTGTCGGCCCAAGTGGCAGCGGCAAATCCAGCGTCATCCGCGCCGGTCTCATTCCCCGCCTACGCCAGGGTATGGTGCCCGGTTCACAGAACTGGTTTATCGCCGTCATCTCCCCCGGCCCCTATCCCTGGGAAGAGTTAGAGGCCGCGCTGCTTCGCCTGTCGGTCAATCCCCCACCCAGCCTTATCGAACAACTACAGCAAGATGAACGCGGCTTGCTGCGGGCCATCAAACGGGTGCTACCACCGGACGAGGGGGAACTGCTGCTGGTCATTGACCAGTTTGAAGAGCTGTTCATACTACCCAAGACCACGGAATCACCGACCCGTTTCTTGAACAGCCTGCGGCTGGCCCTGGAAGAACCAAACAGTCGTCTGCGCCTGGTGATCACGTTGCGTGCAGACTTCTATGATCGCCCCCTCCTTGACCCCGGATTTGGCGAATTGATGCGTCAGGGTACAGAAATTATCCTGCCCATGAGCGCGGAGGAATTGCAGCGCGCCATTTGCGGCCCGGCCGAGCGTGTGGGATTGACCCTGGAGCCGACATTGGTCACCACGATCATCGCCGACGTCAGGGAGCAGCGCGGCACGTTGCCGTTGCTGCAATATGCACTCACGGAGCTGTTCGAACACCGTCAGGATCACCTGTTGACCAGCGCGGCCTATCAAACCATTGGCGGCGTCGCTGGCGCATTGACCCGGCGCGCGGATGAACTGTACGATGGCCTGGGCAAAGACGCGCAAACGGTGACCCGCCAATTGTTCTTGCGCCTGATCACTCTCGGTGAAGGTATCGAAGACACCCGCCGGCGCGTGCCACGCGCTGAACTCCTGGAGCTAGAAGGTGATCCACTAATCACGGAAGCCGTGATTGAGCTTTTTGGCCGGCATCGACTGCTCTCATTCGACCGGGACCCGGCAACCCGGGCGCCCATTATGGAAATAGCACACGAAGCGCTGATCAAGCAGTGGCAACAGGTGCGGCAGTGGCTTGATGACAGCCGGGAAGATGTGCGCCGGCAGCGGATGCTGGAAGCAGCGGCACTGGAGTGGGAGCGCGCCGACAAAGATGCCGACTTCTTGCTGCGAGGCGCGCGCCTGTCCCACTTTCAAGACTGGGTACAATCGTCTGACCTGGTGTTGACACACAGTGAAATGGATTTTCTACAGGCCAGCCTGGCGGCGCAGGCGGCGCGGGAAGCGGTCGAGAGTGCCCGCCGCGCCCGCGAATCGGCGTTAAAAAGACGTTCGCGCCATGTTTTGTGGGTACTCGTTATCGTCATGTTTATCACAACATTGGGCGCTCTCTTGCTGGCCTCTTATGCCGGCATCCAACAAAGACAAGCGGAGCGCAGCGCGGCCGTGGCCCAAAGTTTCGCCCTGGCCGCCAACTCACAAGCCCTGCTACTAGAAGACCGAACCGATCTCGCCCTCACCCTGGCGCTAGAAGCCAATCGTCTGGATGACCCACCCGTTGAATCACAACTGGCCCTGTCTGAGGCCGCTTATACACGTGGCGGAACACGGCTGGTGATGGAAGGGCACATTCCTGTCCCCGCCATGACGACACAGCAGTACGCCCGCACTTCTTTTTCCGGCGTCCAAAGCGTGGCTATCAGCCCGGATAGTCGCTTGGCGCTGTCCGGCGCGGATGATCACACGCTCCGGCTCTGGGACCTGAGTACAGGCAAGGAGCTAAGGCAGTTCGGAGAAGTCAATGGAACCGACAGCGCCAAAGGGCACACCGATGTGGTCCAGAGCGTCGCTTTCAGCCCGGATGGCTCCCTGGCGCTTTCCGGTTCCCGAGACGCCACGCTCATTCTCTGGGACCTGAGCAGTGGGGAAATCGTGCGGCATTTCGGTCAGTCCGGTGATGGGCATAGCGGGGCCATCTGGAGCGTGGCATACCACCCAAACGGCCACACCATTTTGTCCGGCTCCGAAGACGGCAGCATGATTCTTTGGGACGTGGCAACGGGAACAGCCGTGCGCCGTTTCCTTCGTCACACCGGGGCGATCCATGGCATCGCCTTCAGCCCGGACGGTCAGACGATTCTGTCTGGGTCGCAAGACCTGCGCCTGATCTGGTGGGATACGGAAACCGGCAAAGCATTGCGCATCATTGCCGGGTATGAAGGCGCAATCCAGAGCGTGGCCTTCAGCCCGGACGGCCGATCTGCCCTGACGGGAGCCTCTTTACCTCATTTCGATCTATGGTTGTGGGATTTGCAGACAGGCCAACGGCGACAGGAATTTCGCGGGCATACGTCAGATATATGGAGTGTGTCCTTTAGCCCGGATGGTCGCACCATTCTGTCCAGTTCCGCGGATAACACGGTCCGGTTATGGGACGTAGAAACCAGTACGGAGATCGAACGCCTCAGCGGTCACACGCAAGCAGTACTGGCCGTTGCCTTTAGCCCGGATGGCCGACTGGCCTTGACCGGCTCCGTAGACAACACACTACGCCTGTGGCAACTCCGCAGCGGGGCGGAACTCATTCGTTTGACAGGGGACGACGCCTATGTTCCTGACCTGACCGGTTATAGCGTCGCCCGCTTCACGCCCGATGGGCAATCGATTCTTTCCGGTCATTACGACGGCACCGTCCGTTTGTGGCATCTCGACAATCCCGGCGCTCCCGTTTACCTGGGGAACGGGGTACCGCATCAAGGTCCAGTTTGGGGGGTAGCCGTCAGTCCGGATGGTCGCTTTGGTCTATCCGCGTCTTCGGATAAGACGGTTATTTTGTGGGACCTGGCTAACGGTCAGGCGATACATCGACTGGAGGGACACGCCGCGCCCGTGATCAGCGTAACCTTTAGCCCCGATGGACGAACGGCTCTTTCCGGCGGTGCCGATGAGGTAGTCATTGTATGGGATCTGGACACGGGCCAACTGTTGCGACGGTTCGGTTCGCAGCGAGGTTTCGTGCGCAGCGTGAATTTCACCCCGGATGGCCGCCAGGCGCTTACGTCGGCCAACCTCACGATGCTGCTATGGGATGTGGCAACGGGAGACATACAGCAGCAATTTTCAGGACATGCGGCAGAAATCATCGGGGCAAGAATCAGTCCCGATGGGAAGACAGCGCTATCCGGCAGTAGAGATGGCTCTGTTCGCTGGTGGGATTTAGGGACCGGGAGGGAGTTGAAGCACCTCCAACAACCTGGACAGGTGGCCGGCGTTAGTTTCAGCCCCGACGGTCGTTATGCTATTGTCAGTATGAATACAAGCACGGTCTTCATTTGGGACTTGATAAGCGGCGCCAAAATACGCCAATTTGCCGCGTACGGGATTAACGCCGGGGAAATTGATGTCCGCTCAGATGGGCAAATGGCTTTGTCCAGCGCCTGGGGTGAAGGGCTGATCGTGTGGCGATTGGATTATACCTGGGATGATTTGCTGCAATGGGTTTATGCCAATCGTTATATCGTGCAACTAAGCTGCCCCGATCGAGATATTTATCACGTCGCGCCTGCATGTGGCGCGGATTCGGTAGCGCCATCCCTGGCGCCGATGATAACGACGATGCCACAGACACCCGTGGCGCGCGCGCTCGCGGTCACGAGTGTGGCCGCGGAACCACCGGCCGGGCCGCCGCCGACGCCTACGATGACACCGGCGTATGCCGGCATCCTCACGCCAAACACCGACCATCGCGGCCAACTCCCACCCGGCGGCGGCCAAAACTGGGCCTATCAAGGAGAAGTAGACGAACAAATAAAAATCAGCGCTATCGCGGACCATCCTGTGAACGACTTCGTCGCTCAGAACCAACAGCCAGATAGCAGCCTGCTGGACACGCGGCTGCGAGTCTACGCCCCTGACGGCACGCTGCTGGCGGAAAATGATGACAGGCTTAACGGTACGATCAGCGATTCACTGTTGGATAACGTCCTCCTGCCGGCAACGGGCCAGTACACGATTGAAGTCCGCGGCTACCGAGACCAATCCGAAGGGGAATACACCTTGCGCCTGGAACCGGCTATGCCCCTGGATTGCCTTTCCCTTCCCATTGGTGGCATCTGGGGCCTGGCGATCACGCCGGATGGCAAGTATGCGCTGGCCGGTTCCGGCGTCGCCAACATGGACGATCCTTCAACGACAATAAACGATATCCTCGTTTGGGACTTGACGACGCGCGGTGAGGTAATGCGATTTAGCGGGCATGTGGAACGGGTACACACCATGGCGATTTCGCCCGATGGCAATTACGTTCTCTCCGCCGCCTTTTATGAGAAGAGGCCAATCTTGTGGTCTCGCGCCGACGGCACGGTCATCGCTTACCTGGGAATAGATGGGACGGAGCCTACGGGCTATATCACTCAGTTAGCCATCAGCCCGGATGGTCGGGTGGCGGCGGCGGCGTTTATTGACGGGTTGCTTCTTGTCTGGGATTTATCGCTGGAGCATTTTGGGCAGGTGCGCCAGAGCTTGAAACATGATAATCGCATCGAAAGCGTGACCTTCAGCGCCGATAGTCATAGCCTCTTTTGGGGTGACACGGAAGGGGAGGTGGTCATGTGGGCCTGGGAAACAAACGAGATCGTCCGTCACTTTGCCATCGAGGAAAACGGCGGGACCGGCTGGATAGAAAGTCTGGCCGTCAGTCTAGATGGACGCTATCTGCTCTCCACATCCTCATTCCGTGAGGGTGACGGGGATGGCCAGCTTGTCCTGTGGGACGTGGCTTCGGGCCAGGCAACGCTGCAAATGACTGTTCATGCCTCCAGCGTGAACAGTGTTGCCATCAGCCCGGACGGACGGTACGCGGCTTCTGGCTCCGGAAATCTGAGCGTGTCGCCCGGCGAGAGTCTGGTGAGCCTGTGGGACCTGCAAACAGGGGAGGAACTGGCTCGCATTGACGCACACACAAACACAATCACCAATGTCTTGTTTGGCCCCGATGGACATTCCTTGTTTTCGTCTTCTTGGGACGGCAAGCTGTGTACCTGGGACATGGACCTGCTTCTGGCCGGACAACGGCCATAA